From the genome of Ptychodera flava strain L36383 chromosome 22, AS_Pfla_20210202, whole genome shotgun sequence, one region includes:
- the LOC139122455 gene encoding growth hormone-inducible transmembrane protein-like: MMAARLIQIPVRSLVYIPMKRIQPTQTKCCLINVIKTQNYASQSRLAARRAAKAKSLKEAAREPASGTAIVMGRGIVAGASAIGIGALCYYGLGMSNEVGALEKSAIWPQYVRDRIKSTYLSFGAGLGMTALSAVAIARNPALLTRLMPKSWVGMLASFGVVIGSGMLCMSVPYTEGFGAKHIAWLLHSSVIGAILAPMTFLGGPLLIKAAWYTAGVVGGLSTLAACAPSDKFLYMGGPLAMGLGAVIVASLGGMFFPPTTALGSGLYAISVYGGVVLFGAFLLYDTQHIVRKAERYPMLADRPFDPINAAMGIYMDTINIFIRIATILASGGGKRK, from the exons ATGATGGCAGCAAGGTTGATACAAATTCCTGTTAGGAGCTTAGTTTACATTCCAATGAAGAGGATTCAGCCAACACAAACTAAATGTTGTCtgataaatgtgataaaaacaCAGAATTATGCATCACAGTCAAGATTAGCGGCTAGAAGAGCAGCTAAAGCCAAGTCACTGAAGGAGGCAGCAAGAGAACCAGCATCTGGAACAG CAATTGTGATGGGACGTGGTATTGTGGCTGGAGCATCAGCTATTGGTATTGGAGCATTGTGTTATTATGGTCTTGGGATGTCTAATGAAGTTGGTGCTTTAGAAAAATCAGC GATTTGGCCACAGTATGTGAGAGATAGGATCAAGTCAACATATTTGAGCTTTGGTGCTGGCCTAGGAATGACAGCATTATCTGCTGTCGCCATCGCTAGAAACCCTGCACTTCTTACAAGACTGATGCCGAAATCATGGGTG GGCATGTTAGCTTCTTTCGGTGTCGTGATTGGTTCAGGAATGTTGTGTATGTCTGTTCCATACACGGAAGGTTTTGGTGCAAAACACATTGCCTGGCTTTTACACAGCAGTGTTATTGGTGCAATACTTGCTCCAATGACATTTCTTGGAGGTCCTCTTCTGATCAAAGCAGCCTGGTACACTGCTGGTGTAGTTGGAG GACTGTCAACATTAGCTGCATGTGCTCCAAGTGACAAGTTCCTGTACATGGGTGGACCATTAGCCATGGGACTTGGTGCTGTCATTGTTGCATCACTTG GTGGTATGTTTTTCCCTCCTACCACTGCCTTGGGATCTGGTCTGTATGCAATCAGTGTGTATGGTGGAGTTGTTCTGTTTGGTGCATTTCTGCTCTATGATACACAACACATTGTGAGGAAAGCTGAGAGGTATCCTATGTTAGCTGATAGACCATTTGATCCAATTAATGC GGCAATGGGTATTTACATGGACACCATCAATATCTTCATCCGTATTGCAACAATCCTGGCAAGTGGAGGTGGCAAGCGAAAGTAA